Proteins encoded by one window of Salmonirosea aquatica:
- a CDS encoding tetratricopeptide repeat protein, with protein MEIPPLFQRKGELATAVEWPKTVAKVDELKQIIAKNPGEVKPRLQLATIYMAEARITGEHPYYYPAVLKILDGVLSIDPRNFEATTFKASVKMSQHQFSEARQLAEQARKINPNNAYVYGVLVDANVELGDYEEAVAVSDKMQALKPSLESYSRASYLREIYGNYPSSIEAMKLAVQAGLPGSEPYCWSKNTLAHLYIVTGQLDKAENEYAEILAVRPSYAFAMGGQAKVQTLRKQYDKALTTLNKATAILPEFSFHEQMAEIYALQGNKEKAAEKYAEVVTMLDEDAQSGHAVDLELCKLYTKTGQLDSAAFYGQKEFARRPNNIDVNHALATVAFQQNNMKKAQEYIKTAMRTGSKDPELLQQASQIALAMGNVDESKKLISEAKKVNPLTVL; from the coding sequence ATGGAAATCCCTCCCCTTTTTCAACGCAAGGGTGAGCTGGCTACGGCGGTAGAATGGCCCAAGACTGTGGCAAAGGTGGATGAGCTGAAGCAGATAATCGCCAAAAATCCCGGCGAAGTGAAACCCCGTTTGCAACTTGCTACCATCTACATGGCCGAGGCCCGCATCACCGGAGAACACCCGTACTATTATCCGGCGGTGTTGAAAATTCTGGATGGGGTGCTCAGCATCGATCCTCGGAATTTTGAGGCAACCACCTTTAAGGCGTCCGTAAAAATGTCGCAGCACCAGTTTTCCGAAGCGCGCCAACTAGCCGAACAAGCCCGGAAGATCAATCCCAACAATGCCTATGTATATGGTGTTCTGGTGGATGCCAATGTAGAATTGGGCGATTACGAAGAAGCTGTGGCAGTATCGGATAAGATGCAGGCGCTCAAGCCTTCCCTCGAATCATATTCGCGGGCCTCGTACCTGCGGGAGATTTACGGAAACTACCCCAGCTCGATAGAAGCCATGAAGCTTGCCGTACAGGCGGGACTCCCTGGCTCGGAACCTTACTGCTGGAGTAAGAACACACTGGCGCATTTATATATCGTGACCGGACAGCTTGACAAGGCGGAGAATGAGTACGCCGAGATTCTGGCCGTTCGTCCCAGCTATGCTTTTGCAATGGGCGGTCAGGCAAAAGTGCAGACCTTGCGAAAACAATATGACAAGGCACTGACTACCCTGAACAAGGCCACAGCCATTCTGCCAGAGTTTTCATTCCACGAGCAAATGGCCGAAATTTATGCCTTACAGGGAAACAAGGAAAAAGCTGCTGAAAAGTATGCGGAGGTAGTGACCATGCTGGACGAAGATGCTCAGTCGGGTCATGCTGTTGATCTGGAACTATGCAAACTGTATACCAAGACGGGGCAACTGGATTCGGCCGCTTTTTACGGACAAAAGGAATTCGCCAGGCGTCCAAATAACATTGATGTGAATCATGCATTAGCGACGGTAGCCTTCCAGCAGAATAATATGAAGAAAGCCCAGGAGTACATCAAGACCGCCATGCGCACGGGAAGCAAAGATCCCGAACTACTACAACAGGCTAGTCAGATTGCGCTGGCAATGGGCAATGTGGACGAAAGCAAAAAACTAATTTCCGAAGCTAAAAAAGTGAATCCGCTCACTGTTCTGTAA
- a CDS encoding DUF4331 family protein has translation MKNLLYYIVGLLALVVLQPSSAVASSHREAPLISNDPLADNTDVYAFKSPANPDNIVLIANYIPFEHPAGGPNWYSFGEHVRYEIHVDNNAGTPGGDIIYRFMFKQENQDPTTFFNIRLGKENLKTTYTCERSMDGGRTFQMIISNGIVPPPNIGPRSIENKTVGLGAANYNQLVEKSIMTASTGEKVFAGPVDDPFFVDLGIFDLGAVRADNPRDAVAKFNCHSIVIEVPVSTLQKDHKSLAEARNILDANYVIGVYASASRQMIKTLYNGGDVGYDGGWKQVSRLGMPLTNEAIIPIGMKDRWNATLPTNDLQFAQYFSNPELALYMDDSQFGGAVPGLAPLRIQTKSLGTFDFRNGKPGLFPLKGNAALDGTALSEANFGGILLPDNKSPRAVDLLPIFYTGVPNIPPYQLATGKPAGNPLAAGKPFINNFLPSLGDWLRLNMAVPATPRNDPKFSSLGLVQAAALGLTDPMYNATKDLQFIPNMDGFPNGRRLEDDVTTIELQAVGGVVLAAIGLWYDDYTVGGNPVTAQLGNVLGFKAGPVKNDTTLKAVFPYEQNPWRGFRGPSYEGKKIDVPTPPSTAFAVKVLRFACTNGDIEFATDNAAAGRTVEYSAAGVTPWTTNPRQRVEQELFWDNNSSGVLNIKARYVGDPGSEVSMQYDFRKQCSQARIAYESPEKVSPFSVTVLGNPTTNDRVTVEVKGVAGQTMQMGLANSQGQIMTQQTFQATGDVEQRSMKLGRQPGIYFIKVSTPTDSRTIKLLRQ, from the coding sequence ATGAAAAATCTCTTATATTATATAGTGGGGCTTCTGGCGCTGGTCGTTCTTCAGCCCTCGTCAGCGGTTGCCTCTTCGCACCGGGAAGCGCCCCTTATTTCCAATGACCCGTTGGCCGACAATACCGACGTGTATGCCTTCAAAAGCCCTGCGAATCCAGATAATATCGTGCTAATTGCCAATTATATTCCGTTTGAGCACCCGGCTGGTGGCCCTAACTGGTACTCTTTCGGTGAGCATGTCCGGTACGAAATTCACGTAGATAATAACGCAGGTACCCCTGGTGGGGACATCATCTACCGGTTTATGTTTAAGCAGGAAAATCAGGATCCTACCACCTTTTTCAATATCCGTTTGGGTAAGGAAAACCTGAAAACTACCTATACCTGCGAACGCAGCATGGATGGCGGACGTACCTTTCAGATGATTATCTCCAATGGGATTGTACCTCCGCCGAATATCGGTCCCCGTTCCATCGAGAACAAGACGGTTGGCCTGGGGGCTGCCAATTATAATCAATTGGTCGAGAAATCGATCATGACGGCCAGTACGGGCGAGAAGGTGTTCGCCGGTCCCGTGGACGATCCGTTCTTCGTGGATCTGGGCATTTTTGATTTAGGAGCAGTTAGAGCTGATAATCCCCGTGATGCCGTGGCCAAATTCAACTGCCATTCTATCGTAATCGAGGTACCTGTATCGACTTTGCAAAAAGATCATAAGTCGTTGGCCGAAGCCAGGAATATTCTGGACGCTAATTATGTGATTGGTGTGTACGCCTCAGCCAGCCGCCAAATGATCAAAACACTTTATAATGGTGGTGATGTGGGCTACGATGGAGGATGGAAGCAAGTATCGCGGCTAGGCATGCCCCTGACTAATGAAGCCATCATTCCCATCGGCATGAAAGACCGCTGGAATGCGACGCTACCTACCAACGATTTGCAGTTTGCTCAGTACTTCTCGAATCCCGAGCTGGCACTGTATATGGATGATTCCCAGTTCGGTGGAGCTGTGCCAGGTCTTGCTCCCTTGCGTATTCAGACCAAGTCGCTAGGAACATTCGACTTCCGTAACGGCAAGCCCGGCCTTTTCCCTTTGAAAGGAAACGCGGCATTGGATGGAACGGCGCTCTCCGAAGCCAATTTTGGAGGTATCCTGCTACCTGACAACAAGAGTCCTCGGGCGGTGGATTTGCTGCCAATCTTTTATACGGGGGTACCTAACATACCTCCTTACCAGCTGGCAACAGGTAAGCCGGCAGGCAATCCACTGGCAGCCGGTAAGCCATTCATCAATAACTTCCTCCCTTCACTGGGCGACTGGTTGCGGTTGAATATGGCGGTACCTGCTACGCCGCGGAATGATCCCAAATTCAGCTCACTGGGTTTGGTGCAGGCCGCTGCGCTGGGCCTTACCGACCCGATGTACAATGCTACCAAGGATTTGCAGTTTATTCCTAACATGGATGGCTTTCCCAACGGACGCCGTCTGGAGGATGACGTAACTACCATCGAATTGCAGGCAGTAGGTGGCGTCGTGTTGGCCGCAATTGGACTCTGGTACGACGACTACACAGTAGGTGGAAATCCCGTAACCGCCCAATTAGGGAATGTACTCGGTTTCAAAGCGGGTCCCGTAAAGAACGACACTACGTTGAAGGCCGTTTTCCCCTACGAACAGAATCCCTGGAGAGGTTTCCGTGGCCCAAGCTACGAAGGTAAAAAAATAGACGTACCTACGCCCCCCAGTACTGCATTCGCTGTTAAAGTGCTACGGTTTGCTTGTACCAATGGAGACATTGAGTTTGCAACTGATAATGCTGCCGCGGGACGTACCGTCGAGTATTCAGCTGCCGGTGTAACGCCCTGGACAACCAATCCCCGCCAGCGTGTCGAGCAGGAATTATTCTGGGATAATAACAGTAGCGGCGTACTGAATATCAAAGCCCGTTACGTAGGCGATCCCGGTTCGGAAGTTTCTATGCAATATGATTTTCGTAAGCAGTGCAGCCAGGCTCGTATCGCTTACGAATCTCCCGAAAAAGTCTCGCCTTTCTCGGTGACTGTATTGGGGAATCCTACTACGAACGATCGGGTAACCGTAGAAGTGAAAGGGGTAGCCGGGCAAACCATGCAGATGGGGCTGGCTAACAGCCAGGGCCAGATCATGACCCAGCAGACTTTCCAGGCTACGGGTGATGTGGAGCAGCGCAGTATGAAGCTCGGCCGTCAACCTGGTATTTACTTCATAAAAGTGTCTACTCCTACCGATAGCCGGACCATTAAGTTGCTTCGTCAGTAA
- a CDS encoding Gfo/Idh/MocA family protein — protein MTTQNNIRVLVVGCGNMGASHAQAYQSIDGFEICGIVSTGDSKNVLNEKLGGGYPLFSDYAEALAATEPDAVCISTYPDTHETFAIMALEQGCHVFIEKPLADTVAGAERVAEAARKADKKVVVGYILRHHPSWEKFVEIAQEMGKPLVMRMNLNQQSHGRMWTVHRNLMKSLSPIVDCGVHYIDVMCQMTRSQPTQVTAIGVRMTDDIPTTNYNYGQLQIKFADGSVGWYEAGWGPMMSETAFFVKDVIGPKGCVSIVAKEAGGSGKSDNVDAHTKTESLRVHRADLNADDQFVHEDEWINLTDEPDHQELCNREQRYFLKSIRENIDLTDHVQDAVNSLRVAFACDESVRTGEVVRLDS, from the coding sequence ATGACAACTCAAAATAACATCCGGGTACTCGTGGTAGGCTGTGGTAATATGGGAGCTTCCCATGCGCAAGCCTACCAGTCCATCGACGGCTTCGAGATTTGCGGCATCGTCTCTACCGGCGATAGCAAAAACGTATTGAACGAAAAACTGGGAGGAGGGTACCCCCTTTTCTCTGATTATGCCGAAGCATTGGCCGCTACCGAACCCGACGCCGTTTGTATTTCTACCTACCCCGACACGCATGAGACGTTCGCCATCATGGCGCTTGAACAGGGATGCCATGTATTTATCGAAAAGCCCCTGGCCGATACCGTGGCGGGTGCCGAGCGGGTGGCGGAGGCTGCCCGGAAAGCAGATAAAAAAGTGGTGGTAGGTTATATACTACGGCACCATCCTTCCTGGGAGAAATTTGTGGAAATAGCGCAGGAAATGGGTAAACCGCTGGTAATGCGCATGAACCTGAACCAACAGAGCCACGGCCGCATGTGGACCGTGCACCGGAATCTGATGAAGAGCCTGAGCCCAATTGTGGATTGTGGCGTACACTACATCGATGTCATGTGCCAGATGACCCGGTCACAACCTACCCAGGTGACGGCAATCGGGGTACGAATGACGGACGACATTCCGACGACCAACTATAATTACGGTCAGTTGCAGATTAAGTTTGCCGATGGCTCGGTGGGTTGGTACGAAGCAGGCTGGGGTCCCATGATGAGCGAAACGGCTTTTTTTGTGAAGGATGTGATTGGCCCCAAAGGGTGTGTTTCTATCGTGGCGAAAGAGGCGGGTGGCAGTGGCAAATCCGATAACGTGGATGCCCATACGAAAACCGAATCGTTGCGCGTCCACCGTGCCGATCTGAATGCTGATGACCAGTTTGTACACGAAGATGAATGGATCAACCTCACCGATGAACCCGATCACCAGGAACTCTGCAATCGGGAGCAGCGCTATTTTCTTAAGTCAATTCGGGAAAATATCGATTTGACCGATCACGTGCAGGATGCGGTGAACAGTTTGCGGGTAGCCTTTGCCTGCGACGAATCCGTGCGGACGGGCGAAGTGGTGCGGCTGGATTCATAA
- a CDS encoding DNA-3-methyladenine glycosylase, whose amino-acid sequence MRGYLSADFYQQHDTLTLAQLLLGCELVHESEAGRTAGLIVETEAYLWGDPACHAYRRQTKRNAAMFGPAGTLYVYLIYGMYYCVNVVGGAVGEGEAVLIRALEPTEGLDLMQERRQLNPKTLLPQTRKKALTEKDLCNGPGKLVQAMGIRPVHNAVSLSGSEIQITAPVLSDFEMVTTTRIGITQGTDLPYRFYIKNNKYVSVK is encoded by the coding sequence ATGCGGGGGTACCTTTCGGCCGATTTTTACCAACAACATGACACCCTGACACTAGCGCAATTACTGCTGGGTTGCGAACTGGTGCACGAAAGTGAGGCTGGGCGCACCGCGGGGTTGATTGTGGAAACCGAAGCCTACCTATGGGGCGATCCGGCCTGCCATGCTTACCGCCGCCAGACGAAGCGCAACGCCGCCATGTTTGGACCGGCAGGTACCTTATACGTCTACCTGATATACGGGATGTACTACTGCGTCAATGTAGTAGGAGGGGCGGTAGGAGAGGGAGAAGCCGTACTGATCCGGGCATTGGAACCGACCGAAGGACTGGACCTGATGCAGGAACGGCGACAGCTCAATCCTAAAACGCTTCTGCCCCAAACCCGGAAAAAGGCCCTGACTGAAAAAGACCTGTGCAATGGTCCCGGCAAGCTGGTTCAGGCGATGGGGATCCGTCCCGTGCATAACGCGGTATCGCTGTCGGGTAGTGAAATCCAAATCACTGCACCGGTACTTTCTGATTTTGAAATGGTTACCACCACCCGCATCGGCATTACGCAGGGAACCGACCTGCCTTATCGTTTTTACATAAAAAATAATAAATACGTGAGTGTAAAATAG
- a CDS encoding YicC/YloC family endoribonuclease yields the protein MLKSMTGYGTATFDSDSLSVTVEIKTLNSKFLDIYCRIPRQYSEREIEIRNLLTQVLERGKVELNLTIQPKGTGAGATVVNRALINAYYRNLVESSQELGIMADPTELFKLCLQMPNAYQTDVPDDARRDQDWGLIQKTVHEAIDRCNTFRKQEGKLTADKLEDYIGAIRLLLLQIQAQDSQRIPAVRERLEKQVKDLLSDDNYDPNRFEQELIYYIEKYDISEEKVRLGNHLDYFLETLNSLDSNGKKLNFIAQEIGREINTIGSKANDATVQRLVVQMKDELEKIKEQTMNVI from the coding sequence ATGCTTAAATCCATGACTGGCTACGGAACCGCCACATTTGATTCCGATTCACTTTCCGTTACGGTAGAAATCAAGACCCTGAACTCTAAGTTTTTGGATATTTATTGTCGCATACCCCGCCAATATTCTGAGCGTGAGATTGAGATTAGAAACCTGCTTACACAAGTGCTGGAACGGGGCAAAGTAGAATTGAACCTGACCATTCAGCCCAAAGGTACCGGGGCGGGCGCTACGGTGGTGAATCGCGCGCTTATCAATGCTTACTACCGCAACCTGGTGGAAAGTTCGCAGGAACTGGGCATCATGGCTGATCCGACCGAGCTGTTCAAACTATGCCTGCAAATGCCAAATGCCTACCAAACGGATGTACCCGATGACGCGCGTCGCGATCAGGACTGGGGGCTTATCCAAAAGACTGTCCACGAAGCGATTGACCGGTGTAATACGTTCCGCAAACAGGAAGGCAAGCTGACCGCCGACAAACTAGAGGATTATATTGGGGCCATTCGCCTGCTGTTACTCCAGATACAGGCTCAGGATTCGCAGCGCATCCCCGCCGTGCGCGAGCGGTTGGAAAAGCAGGTGAAGGATTTGCTCTCGGACGACAATTACGATCCCAACCGCTTCGAGCAGGAGCTGATTTACTACATTGAAAAATACGACATTTCAGAAGAGAAAGTGCGCCTGGGCAACCACCTGGACTATTTTCTGGAAACCCTGAATTCGTTGGACAGCAACGGTAAGAAGCTCAACTTCATCGCCCAGGAAATCGGTCGCGAGATCAATACCATCGGCTCCAAGGCCAACGATGCTACGGTGCAGCGGCTCGTGGTACAGATGAAGGATGAACTGGAGAAGATCAAGGAACAGACCATGAATGTGATCTAG
- the pdxA gene encoding 4-hydroxythreonine-4-phosphate dehydrogenase PdxA — translation MSEVLNEKPIVGISMGDYNGIGPEVILKALEGNQLMRQCTPVIYGSLRVLNRYRQMFHMKDWNLQSIHKPEQANPKATNVITCWNDQQTEIEPGKITADAGKGAYAALKRATEDLKAGRIDALVTAPINKDSMQSEEFKFPGHTEFLAQAFDTQEALMFMVADDFRVGVLTGHIPLEKVRSQITSEKLTAKIQQMLHSLRSDFGIVKPRLAVLGLNPHAGENGLLGREELDVIGPVLTSFREKGELVFGPFPADGFFAASTYKQYDAVLAMYHDQGLIPFKTIAFNSGVNFTAGLPAVRTSPDHGTAYDIAGKNVAEPGSMLEAIYLACDVSRYRLEAAELAKNALVSTPQASESQAPGKAQKSNRR, via the coding sequence ATGAGTGAAGTACTAAATGAAAAGCCGATCGTCGGGATCAGCATGGGCGATTATAACGGCATCGGACCGGAAGTGATTCTGAAAGCACTGGAAGGAAACCAACTGATGCGGCAGTGCACACCAGTAATTTATGGTTCACTGCGCGTCCTGAACCGCTACCGGCAGATGTTTCACATGAAGGACTGGAACCTTCAGAGCATCCATAAACCAGAGCAGGCCAATCCCAAGGCTACGAATGTAATTACCTGCTGGAACGATCAACAAACCGAGATAGAACCGGGTAAAATCACAGCCGACGCGGGCAAAGGAGCCTATGCCGCCCTCAAGCGTGCCACCGAGGATTTGAAAGCCGGGCGGATCGACGCTCTGGTGACAGCGCCGATCAATAAAGATTCGATGCAGAGTGAGGAGTTTAAATTTCCCGGCCATACCGAATTTCTGGCGCAGGCATTCGATACCCAAGAAGCGCTTATGTTCATGGTAGCCGACGATTTCCGGGTAGGGGTACTTACGGGCCATATACCTCTCGAAAAAGTACGTTCGCAAATTACCAGCGAGAAGCTAACCGCCAAAATACAGCAGATGCTGCATTCGCTGCGAAGCGATTTCGGAATAGTCAAGCCGCGTTTGGCGGTATTGGGGCTCAATCCCCACGCGGGCGAAAACGGCTTGCTGGGCCGTGAGGAACTGGACGTAATCGGCCCGGTGCTGACTAGCTTTCGTGAGAAAGGGGAACTGGTGTTCGGGCCGTTCCCGGCCGACGGTTTTTTTGCCGCTTCCACTTACAAACAATACGACGCGGTATTGGCCATGTACCACGACCAGGGGCTGATTCCTTTCAAAACCATTGCTTTCAATTCGGGGGTGAATTTTACAGCCGGACTACCCGCCGTACGTACCTCACCGGATCATGGTACCGCCTACGATATCGCGGGTAAGAACGTAGCGGAACCCGGCTCCATGCTGGAAGCCATCTACCTGGCCTGCGACGTGTCGCGCTACCGGCTGGAAGCGGCCGAGCTGGCCAAAAATGCGCTGGTGTCTACACCTCAGGCCTCCGAAAGCCAGGCGCCCGGTAAGGCGCAGAAGTCGAACCGCCGCTAG
- a CDS encoding 2-hydroxyacid dehydrogenase — translation MKILIADQMHPSLFALLDAQGWQYDYRPDFRRNDIISCLAEYDGLIIRSKTRIDEELLTQATRLQFIARAGAGLDLIDDAATQRLGIKLFHAGTGNRDAVAEHTVGMLLMLFNNLSRADREVRQAIWDREGNRGVELMGKTVGLIGYGNNGTATAQRLSGFGCRVLAYDKYREDYSDQYAQEATLADIQREADVLSLHIPLTELTSNLINETFISNFQKPFYLINVSRGEIVNSKAVVQAMKNNKILGVCLDVLENEKLSQLTNPQQEAFDYFRSSPRAVLTPHIAGWTHESYVRINEVLVQQITEWVAEQDR, via the coding sequence ATGAAAATACTCATCGCCGATCAAATGCATCCCTCACTCTTCGCTCTGCTTGACGCCCAGGGCTGGCAGTATGACTACCGACCCGATTTCCGCCGCAACGACATCATTTCGTGCCTGGCTGAGTACGACGGTTTGATAATCCGTAGTAAAACCCGCATTGACGAGGAATTGTTGACCCAGGCTACCCGGTTGCAGTTCATTGCACGCGCCGGCGCCGGGCTCGATCTGATCGACGACGCAGCTACCCAGCGGCTGGGCATCAAACTTTTCCACGCCGGGACGGGCAACCGCGACGCCGTGGCCGAGCACACGGTGGGCATGTTGCTCATGCTGTTTAACAACCTTAGCCGCGCTGACCGCGAGGTACGGCAGGCAATCTGGGACCGGGAAGGCAACCGGGGCGTAGAATTGATGGGCAAAACCGTAGGGCTGATCGGCTATGGCAACAATGGTACCGCCACCGCGCAGCGGCTCAGCGGCTTCGGTTGCCGGGTGCTCGCCTACGACAAGTACCGGGAGGACTACTCGGATCAGTATGCGCAGGAAGCCACCCTGGCCGATATTCAGCGCGAAGCGGACGTACTGAGTCTGCACATTCCGCTTACTGAACTTACGAGTAATCTGATCAATGAAACATTCATCTCGAATTTTCAAAAACCATTTTACCTCATCAATGTATCGCGCGGCGAGATTGTCAATTCCAAAGCCGTGGTTCAGGCCATGAAAAACAATAAAATCCTGGGCGTGTGTCTGGACGTACTCGAAAACGAGAAACTCAGCCAACTCACAAACCCGCAACAGGAAGCTTTTGACTACTTCCGTTCTTCCCCACGCGCCGTGCTTACGCCCCACATCGCGGGCTGGACGCACGAAAGCTACGTCAGAATCAATGAAGTACTGGTGCAGCAGATCACCGAATGGGTAGCTGAACAGGATAGGTAG
- a CDS encoding fasciclin domain-containing protein, which translates to MKTKLGWMKIGTMMLLACGVMLCANAQTMTGKDLAGSAGMSENHTTLLAALKAAGLADQATKAGPFTVFAPENSAFEALPAGTVETLLKPENKKMLSGILLYHVVQGSVMSSDLKDGQEIKTVNGGMLTVRMKDGKVMLEDAKGGMATVNTADIKATNGVVHSIDTVLMPSK; encoded by the coding sequence ATGAAGACGAAACTGGGATGGATGAAAATTGGCACCATGATGCTGTTAGCTTGCGGAGTGATGCTGTGTGCGAATGCGCAAACTATGACGGGGAAAGACCTGGCGGGTAGTGCCGGAATGTCCGAAAACCACACGACGCTCCTAGCGGCTTTGAAAGCGGCTGGTTTGGCCGATCAGGCTACTAAGGCGGGCCCTTTTACGGTGTTTGCTCCCGAGAACAGCGCGTTCGAAGCGCTTCCGGCGGGTACGGTAGAGACACTTTTGAAGCCCGAAAACAAAAAGATGCTGTCGGGTATCCTGCTTTACCACGTGGTGCAGGGATCGGTGATGTCCAGTGATTTGAAGGATGGACAGGAAATAAAAACCGTAAATGGTGGTATGCTGACTGTACGGATGAAGGATGGAAAAGTAATGCTCGAAGATGCCAAGGGCGGTATGGCCACAGTTAACACGGCCGACATCAAGGCTACCAATGGCGTGGTACATTCGATCGACACGGTACTGATGCCATCGAAGTAA